One Kitasatospora sp. MAP12-44 DNA segment encodes these proteins:
- a CDS encoding PAC2 family protein: MRDFEALYELEPQGVAAVTAANSAVSQDHGGPDGGLVLLYHFDGFMDAGEAGGQVMAHLLEEGSPVVVARFDHDRLVDYRARRPAMTFDRESWTSYEPPEILLQLVQDATGAPFLLLTGPEPDVEWEAFAGAVRQLVERFGVRLTLDFHGIPMGVPHTRPVGLTPHGNRLDLAAGYPQWFEQAQVPGSAQALVEYRLGEAGHDVLGFAVHVPHYVARSAYPAAAVLILEATQSATGLVLPGHELRERVGEVYADIEEQLAQGDGELRSAIRGMEGQYDAVAGAESRESLLADSTELPSADELGRRFEEFLAEHERGAE, from the coding sequence GTGCGCGACTTCGAAGCGCTGTACGAGCTTGAGCCGCAGGGTGTTGCGGCGGTGACCGCCGCGAACTCGGCCGTGTCCCAGGACCACGGCGGACCGGACGGCGGCCTGGTGCTGCTCTACCACTTCGACGGCTTCATGGACGCCGGCGAGGCCGGCGGCCAGGTGATGGCCCACCTGCTGGAGGAGGGCAGCCCCGTGGTGGTCGCCCGCTTCGACCACGACCGCCTGGTGGACTACCGCGCCCGCCGCCCCGCGATGACCTTCGACCGCGAGAGCTGGACGTCCTACGAGCCGCCCGAGATCCTGCTGCAGCTGGTCCAGGACGCCACCGGAGCGCCGTTCCTGCTGCTCACCGGCCCGGAGCCGGACGTCGAGTGGGAGGCCTTCGCCGGCGCCGTCCGCCAGCTGGTGGAGCGTTTCGGGGTGCGGCTGACGCTGGACTTCCACGGCATCCCGATGGGCGTCCCGCACACCCGCCCGGTGGGCCTCACCCCGCACGGCAACCGGCTCGACCTGGCCGCCGGCTACCCGCAGTGGTTCGAGCAGGCCCAGGTGCCCGGCAGCGCGCAGGCGCTGGTGGAGTACCGGCTCGGCGAGGCGGGCCACGACGTGCTCGGTTTCGCCGTGCATGTGCCGCACTACGTCGCCCGCTCCGCCTACCCGGCGGCGGCCGTGCTGATCCTGGAGGCCACCCAGTCGGCCACCGGCCTGGTGCTGCCCGGCCACGAGCTGCGCGAGCGGGTCGGCGAGGTCTACGCGGACATCGAGGAGCAGCTGGCCCAGGGCGACGGCGAGCTGCGCTCGGCGATCCGCGGCATGGAGGGCCAGTACGACGCGGTGGCGGGCGCGGAGAGCCGCGAGAGCCTGCTCGCCGACTCCACCGAGCTGCCCTCGGCCGACGAGTTGGGCCGCCGCTTCGAGGAGTTCCTCGCCGAGCACGAGCGCGGCGCGGAGTAG
- a CDS encoding GNAT family N-acetyltransferase has product MPVPVTLTGRTVRLEPLTEQHAEALAQAAAEDRTTYAFTAVPQGLDGAREFIATAQADMAAGRSLVFATVRASDGLVVGSTRFLELDYWQGPVVWPPLPQGPSGDPATATPDAAEIGRTWLSPLAQGTGINTEAKLLMLRHAFETWGVQRISLRADARNLRSRAAIERLGATSEGVRRAHSRGLDGVVRSTAFYSILDEEWPAVRDIIELRIAAAIAPSAPERRLPRGMGRELDQECVRHAGSLIPA; this is encoded by the coding sequence GTGCCAGTTCCCGTTACCCTCACCGGCCGTACCGTTCGGCTGGAGCCCCTCACCGAGCAGCACGCCGAGGCCCTGGCCCAGGCCGCCGCCGAGGACCGCACGACGTATGCCTTCACCGCCGTCCCCCAGGGCCTGGACGGCGCGCGGGAGTTCATCGCCACCGCGCAGGCCGACATGGCCGCCGGACGCTCCCTGGTCTTCGCCACCGTGCGGGCCTCGGACGGCCTGGTGGTCGGCTCCACCCGGTTCCTGGAACTCGACTACTGGCAGGGGCCGGTGGTCTGGCCGCCACTGCCGCAGGGCCCCAGCGGCGACCCGGCGACCGCCACCCCGGACGCCGCCGAGATCGGCCGCACCTGGCTCTCCCCGCTCGCCCAGGGCACCGGCATCAATACCGAGGCCAAGCTGCTGATGCTGCGGCACGCTTTCGAGACCTGGGGGGTGCAGCGGATCTCGCTGCGCGCCGACGCCCGCAACCTGCGCTCCCGCGCGGCGATCGAGCGGCTCGGCGCCACCAGCGAGGGCGTCCGCCGGGCGCACAGCCGGGGCCTGGACGGAGTGGTCCGCAGCACCGCGTTCTACTCGATCCTGGACGAGGAGTGGCCCGCCGTCCGGGACATCATCGAGCTGCGGATCGCCGCCGCCATCGCCCCGAGCGCGCCCGAGCGGCGCCTGCCCCGGGGCATGGGGCGCGAACTCGACCAGGAGTGCGTCAGACACGCCGGTTCGCTGATCCCGGCCTAG
- the dnaG gene encoding DNA primase, giving the protein MAGRIRDEDVQAVRDALPIDVVVGDYVQLTGGGGGELKGVCPFHDEKSASFYVNPSKGFFHCFGCQESGDTITFLMKIEHFSFAEAVERMATSANITLRYEEGGYSQRHQPGERTRLVEAHKVASAWYQEQLTTPEAELGRTFLAERGFDEAAAAHFGVGYAPAGWEHLVRYLRGKGFSDKEILLGGLASQGQRGGLIDRFRGRLVWPIRDTAGEVVGFGARRLREDDNGPKYLNTPETPIYKKSQVLYGIDLAKKEIAKSGRAVVVEGYTDVMACHLAGVTSAVATCGTAFAEDHIKIIRRLLMDTSQYRGETVFTFDGDAAGQKAALRAFEDDQKFAGRTSIAITPGGMDPCELRLAQGDEAVRELIANPVPLFEFALRSAVARHRVDAAEGRAAALEEAAPIVAKIKDPSIRHEYAVQLAGLLGILDEQFVVRRIGQIARWQREAPANGRGQSLRRPEPQQPAPAQRPAYRLDPRDKSQFVERELLKLAIQYPDLVSPAFDQYGEDEFPTPPYAAVRRAVGKAGGTVHGAGLQDFVATILDVADNDHVRALVTELTVEPIRTRRKPDEVYAGEFLVNLRRASVQRRIDEVRAQLQRLGNRPDAGQLTAVQQELWALQQYDAGLRTRGAAGL; this is encoded by the coding sequence GTGGCCGGGCGGATCAGGGACGAAGATGTACAGGCAGTGCGAGACGCGCTGCCCATTGACGTGGTGGTCGGCGACTACGTCCAGTTGACCGGCGGTGGCGGGGGAGAGCTCAAGGGCGTCTGCCCGTTCCACGACGAGAAGTCGGCGTCCTTCTACGTCAACCCGAGCAAGGGCTTCTTCCACTGCTTCGGCTGCCAGGAGAGCGGTGACACGATCACCTTCCTGATGAAGATCGAGCACTTCTCGTTCGCCGAGGCCGTCGAGCGGATGGCGACCAGCGCCAACATCACGCTGCGCTACGAGGAGGGCGGCTACAGCCAGCGCCACCAGCCGGGCGAGCGGACCCGGCTGGTCGAGGCGCACAAGGTCGCCTCGGCCTGGTACCAGGAGCAGCTGACCACGCCGGAGGCCGAGCTCGGCCGCACCTTCCTTGCCGAGCGGGGCTTCGACGAGGCGGCCGCCGCGCACTTCGGCGTCGGCTACGCGCCGGCCGGCTGGGAGCACCTGGTGCGCTACCTGCGCGGCAAGGGCTTCAGCGACAAGGAGATCCTGCTCGGCGGCCTGGCCTCGCAGGGGCAGCGCGGCGGGCTGATCGACCGCTTCCGCGGGCGGCTGGTCTGGCCGATCCGGGACACCGCCGGCGAGGTGGTCGGCTTCGGCGCGCGCCGGCTGCGCGAGGACGACAACGGCCCCAAGTACCTGAACACCCCCGAGACGCCGATCTACAAGAAGTCGCAGGTCCTCTACGGGATCGACCTGGCCAAGAAGGAGATCGCCAAGAGCGGCCGGGCCGTGGTGGTCGAGGGCTACACCGATGTGATGGCCTGCCATCTGGCCGGCGTGACCAGCGCGGTGGCCACCTGCGGCACGGCCTTCGCCGAGGACCACATCAAGATCATCCGTCGGCTGCTGATGGACACCTCGCAGTACCGCGGTGAGACGGTCTTCACCTTCGACGGCGACGCGGCCGGCCAGAAGGCCGCGCTGCGCGCCTTCGAGGACGACCAGAAGTTCGCAGGGCGCACCTCCATCGCGATCACCCCCGGCGGCATGGACCCGTGCGAACTGCGGCTCGCGCAGGGCGACGAGGCGGTCCGCGAGCTGATCGCCAACCCCGTCCCGCTCTTCGAGTTCGCGCTGCGCTCGGCCGTCGCGCGCCACCGGGTGGATGCCGCGGAGGGCCGCGCGGCGGCGCTCGAGGAGGCCGCTCCGATCGTCGCCAAGATCAAGGACCCGTCCATCCGGCACGAGTACGCCGTCCAACTCGCCGGTCTGCTGGGCATCCTGGACGAGCAGTTCGTGGTGCGCCGGATCGGCCAGATCGCCCGCTGGCAGCGCGAGGCCCCCGCGAACGGCCGCGGCCAGAGCCTGCGGCGGCCCGAGCCGCAGCAGCCGGCGCCCGCTCAGCGCCCGGCCTACCGGCTCGACCCGCGCGACAAGAGCCAGTTCGTGGAGCGCGAGCTGCTCAAACTCGCCATCCAGTACCCGGACTTGGTGAGCCCGGCCTTCGACCAGTACGGCGAGGACGAGTTCCCCACCCCGCCGTACGCGGCGGTCCGGCGGGCGGTCGGCAAGGCGGGTGGCACGGTCCACGGCGCCGGCCTGCAGGACTTCGTCGCGACCATCCTGGACGTCGCCGACAATGACCATGTCCGGGCCCTGGTGACCGAGTTGACCGTGGAGCCGATCCGCACCCGGCGCAAGCCGGACGAGGTCTACGCGGGCGAGTTCCTGGTCAACCTGCGCCGGGCCTCCGTGCAGCGCCGGATCGACGAGGTCCGTGCCCAGCTCCAGCGGCTCGGAAACCGGCCGGACGCCGGGCAGTTGACAGCCGTGCAGCAGGAGCTCTGGGCGCTCCAGCAGTACGACGCGGGCCTGCGGACCCGGGGCGCGGCCGGGCTCTGA
- a CDS encoding helix-turn-helix domain-containing protein, protein MDDSTEQPAARPARTVDARSLRALAHPLRMRILEQLTDEGPATSARLSDRLGESTGTISWHLRHLAEHGYIEEEQGRGTKRERWWRAVREKRVVDSALLRADPQTAQALSLYHQQYLEQQFRRVAEALTVHPEGTWAGSGTLADWSDVRMTADQLKALNAELLAVIERHVPAADAPADPDARPVFIQLQSMPAKPKDTETR, encoded by the coding sequence ATGGACGACAGCACCGAGCAGCCCGCCGCCCGCCCGGCCCGAACGGTCGACGCCCGCAGCCTGCGCGCACTGGCCCACCCCCTACGGATGCGGATCCTGGAGCAGCTCACCGACGAAGGACCGGCGACCTCCGCCCGGCTCTCCGACCGCCTCGGTGAGAGCACCGGCACGATCAGCTGGCACCTGCGCCACCTCGCCGAGCACGGCTACATCGAGGAGGAGCAGGGCCGCGGTACCAAGCGCGAGCGCTGGTGGCGCGCGGTGCGCGAGAAGCGGGTGGTCGACAGCGCCCTGCTGCGCGCCGATCCGCAGACCGCGCAGGCCCTCTCGCTCTACCACCAGCAGTACCTGGAGCAGCAGTTCCGACGCGTCGCCGAGGCCCTCACGGTCCACCCGGAGGGCACCTGGGCCGGCTCCGGCACCCTCGCCGACTGGTCCGACGTGCGGATGACCGCCGACCAGCTCAAGGCGCTCAACGCCGAACTGCTCGCCGTGATCGAGCGCCACGTACCCGCCGCCGACGCGCCCGCCGACCCGGACGCCCGGCCCGTCTTCATCCAGCTCCAGTCGATGCCCGCCAAGCCGAAGGACACCGAGACCCGATGA
- a CDS encoding deoxyguanosinetriphosphate triphosphohydrolase, producing the protein MDDTAYPIDPDPTDVRHAEARWVPEPDKRPGRTAFQRDRARVLHSAALRRLAGTTQVVAPMRSDFPRTRLTHSLECAQVGRELGAALGCDPDLVETACLAHDIGHPPFGHTGEQALDQAAEGCGGFEGNAQSLRILTRLEPKRFAPLDGSPAGLAPWPGRSVGLNLTRAALDAATKYPWARGGHPVDPASSKFGVYTDDLPVFHWLRSGTPQDRKCFEATVMDWSDDVAYSTHDVEDGLQAGHIDPAALRSGGERAELFKVAERYAPDAEPEEFGEALDRLQAEEWWPGGYDGSARARAGLKDLTSQLIGRFCLAAEQATRERYGPDRLTRYEAELVVPRGVRVECAVLKAVAVRYVMQRDEQAQLRSRQRIVIAELAEQLTRRAPEGLDPVFAALYQEAEDDRAALRAVIDQIATLTDASALALHARLTGAAKP; encoded by the coding sequence ATGGACGACACCGCGTATCCGATCGACCCCGACCCGACCGACGTGCGGCACGCCGAGGCCCGCTGGGTGCCAGAGCCCGACAAGCGGCCGGGCCGCACGGCCTTCCAGCGCGACCGCGCACGCGTCCTGCACTCCGCGGCCCTGCGCCGGCTCGCCGGGACCACCCAGGTGGTCGCCCCGATGCGCAGCGACTTCCCCCGCACCCGGCTCACCCACTCGCTCGAATGCGCCCAGGTCGGGCGGGAGTTGGGAGCGGCCCTGGGGTGCGACCCGGACCTCGTGGAGACCGCCTGCCTGGCCCACGACATCGGCCACCCGCCGTTCGGCCACACCGGCGAGCAGGCGCTCGACCAGGCCGCCGAGGGCTGCGGCGGCTTCGAGGGCAACGCCCAGTCGCTGCGCATCCTGACCAGGCTGGAGCCCAAGCGCTTCGCCCCGCTCGACGGCAGCCCCGCCGGGCTCGCCCCCTGGCCCGGGCGCAGCGTCGGCCTCAACCTGACCCGGGCCGCGCTGGACGCCGCCACCAAGTACCCGTGGGCCCGCGGCGGCCACCCGGTCGACCCGGCCTCCTCCAAGTTCGGCGTCTACACGGACGACCTGCCGGTCTTCCACTGGCTGCGCTCGGGTACGCCGCAGGACCGCAAGTGCTTCGAGGCGACCGTGATGGACTGGTCGGACGATGTCGCGTACTCCACCCACGACGTCGAGGACGGGCTGCAGGCGGGCCATATCGACCCGGCGGCGCTGCGCAGCGGTGGCGAGCGCGCCGAACTCTTCAAGGTCGCCGAGCGGTACGCACCGGACGCCGAGCCGGAGGAGTTCGGCGAGGCGCTGGACCGGCTGCAGGCCGAGGAGTGGTGGCCGGGCGGCTACGACGGCTCGGCGCGGGCCCGGGCCGGCCTGAAGGACCTCACCAGCCAGCTGATCGGCCGCTTCTGCCTGGCCGCCGAGCAGGCCACCCGGGAGCGCTACGGCCCGGACCGGCTCACCCGCTACGAGGCCGAGCTGGTGGTCCCGCGCGGCGTCCGGGTGGAGTGCGCGGTGCTCAAGGCGGTGGCCGTGCGCTACGTCATGCAGCGCGACGAGCAGGCGCAGCTGCGTTCGCGCCAGCGGATCGTGATCGCCGAGCTGGCCGAGCAGCTCACCCGGCGGGCCCCCGAGGGCCTGGACCCGGTCTTCGCGGCGCTCTACCAGGAGGCCGAGGACGACCGCGCCGCACTGCGCGCGGTGATCGACCAGATCGCCACCCTGACCGACGCCTCCGCGCTGGCCCTGCACGCCCGGTTGACCGGTGCGGCGAAGCCGTAG
- the ppdK gene encoding pyruvate, phosphate dikinase has translation MPATQKFVYSFTEGNRDLKDLLGGKGANLAEMTNLGLPVPPGFTLTTEACKVYLETGSEPASLHAEVSEHLAALEQEMGKQLGQADNPLLVSVRSGAKFSMPGMMDTVLNIGLSDASVLGLAAQSGNERFAWDSYRRLVQMFGKTVLGVEGELFEDALDELKTAKGTTNDLDLDASDLQVLVETFKAIVQRETGRAFPQDPREQMDLAIHAVFHSWNGDRARLYRRQERIPNDLGTAVNICSMVFGNLGEDSGTGVAFTRDPSTGAVGVYGDYLSNAQGEDVVAGIRNTLQLADLEQLDKKSYDELMAIMHKLELHYRDLCDIEFTIERGKLWMLQTRIGKRTAAAAFRIAVQLVDQGLIDLDEALHRVTGSQLAMLMFPRFAPDAASKQIGWGIAASPGAAVGKVVFDSYTAVKWSRSGEKVILVRRETNPDDLDGMIAAEGILTSRGGKTSHAAVVARGMGKTCVCGAEELEVDTKRRRMTTSDGQVIEEGDVVSIDGASGKVYLGEVPVLPSPVVEYFEGTLHAGADVQGGLVQAVHRIMSHADVRRRLAVRANADNADDANRARRYGGQGIGLCRTEHMFLGEERRKEVEHLILADNDKDRELALSTLLPLQKGDFVELFQAMDGLPVTVRLLDPPLHEFLPDITELSVRVALAEARKDPNENDLRLLQAVHKLHEQNPMLGLRGVRLGLVIPGLFGMQVRAIAEAAAERRLAGGDPRPEVMIPLVGTIQELEIVRDECERVLAEVAVSTGVKLDIKLGTMIELPRAALTAGQIAEAAEFFSFGTNDLTQTVWGFSRDDVEASFFTAYLEKGIFGVSPFETIDRDGVGALVKHAVKEGRATRPDLKLGVCGEHGGDPESVHFFHEVGLDYVSCSPFRIPVARLEAGRAALETAGSDSR, from the coding sequence ATGCCGGCGACGCAGAAGTTTGTTTACTCCTTCACCGAAGGAAACAGAGACCTCAAGGATCTTCTCGGCGGCAAGGGTGCCAACCTCGCCGAGATGACCAACCTGGGGCTCCCCGTCCCTCCGGGGTTCACTCTCACCACCGAGGCCTGCAAGGTCTACCTGGAGACCGGCAGCGAGCCGGCCTCGCTGCACGCCGAGGTGAGCGAGCACCTCGCCGCCCTGGAGCAGGAGATGGGCAAGCAGCTCGGCCAGGCCGACAACCCGCTGCTGGTCTCGGTCCGCTCCGGCGCCAAGTTCTCGATGCCCGGCATGATGGACACCGTCCTGAACATCGGCCTCTCCGACGCCTCGGTGCTCGGCCTGGCCGCGCAGTCCGGCAACGAGCGCTTCGCCTGGGACTCCTACCGCCGCCTGGTCCAGATGTTCGGCAAGACCGTGCTGGGCGTCGAGGGCGAGCTCTTCGAGGACGCGCTGGACGAGCTGAAGACCGCCAAGGGCACCACCAACGACCTCGACCTGGATGCTTCCGACCTCCAGGTCCTGGTTGAGACCTTCAAGGCGATCGTGCAGCGCGAGACCGGCCGGGCCTTCCCGCAGGACCCGCGCGAGCAGATGGACCTGGCGATCCACGCCGTCTTCCACTCCTGGAACGGCGACCGGGCGCGCCTGTACCGCCGCCAGGAGCGCATCCCGAACGACCTGGGCACCGCGGTCAATATCTGCAGCATGGTCTTCGGCAACCTCGGCGAGGACTCCGGCACCGGCGTCGCCTTCACCCGCGACCCCTCCACCGGCGCGGTCGGCGTCTACGGCGACTACCTCTCCAACGCCCAGGGCGAGGACGTGGTCGCGGGCATCCGCAACACCCTCCAGCTGGCCGACCTGGAGCAGCTCGACAAGAAGTCGTACGACGAGCTGATGGCGATCATGCACAAGCTCGAGCTGCACTACCGCGACCTGTGCGACATCGAGTTCACCATCGAGCGCGGCAAGCTCTGGATGCTGCAGACCCGGATCGGCAAGCGCACCGCCGCCGCCGCCTTCCGGATCGCCGTCCAGCTGGTCGACCAGGGCCTGATCGACCTGGACGAGGCGCTGCACCGGGTGACCGGCAGCCAGCTCGCCATGCTGATGTTCCCGCGCTTCGCCCCCGACGCCGCCTCCAAGCAGATCGGCTGGGGCATCGCCGCCTCGCCGGGCGCCGCGGTCGGCAAGGTGGTCTTCGACTCCTACACCGCCGTCAAGTGGTCCCGCTCCGGCGAGAAGGTCATCCTGGTCCGCCGGGAGACCAACCCGGACGACCTGGACGGCATGATCGCCGCCGAGGGCATCCTCACCTCGCGCGGCGGCAAGACCTCGCACGCGGCCGTGGTCGCCCGCGGCATGGGCAAGACCTGTGTCTGCGGCGCCGAGGAGCTCGAGGTCGACACCAAGCGCCGCCGGATGACCACCTCCGACGGCCAGGTGATCGAGGAGGGCGACGTGGTCTCCATCGACGGCGCCAGCGGCAAGGTCTACCTGGGCGAGGTCCCGGTGCTGCCGTCCCCGGTGGTGGAGTACTTCGAGGGCACCCTGCACGCCGGCGCCGACGTCCAGGGCGGCCTGGTGCAGGCCGTGCACCGGATCATGTCGCACGCCGACGTCCGCCGCCGCCTGGCGGTGCGCGCCAACGCCGACAACGCCGACGACGCCAACCGCGCCCGCCGCTACGGCGGCCAGGGCATCGGCCTGTGCCGCACCGAGCACATGTTCCTCGGTGAGGAGCGCCGCAAGGAGGTCGAGCACCTGATCCTGGCGGACAACGACAAGGACCGCGAGCTGGCCCTGTCCACCCTGCTGCCGCTGCAGAAGGGCGACTTCGTCGAGCTCTTCCAGGCGATGGACGGGCTGCCGGTGACGGTGCGCCTGCTCGACCCGCCGCTGCACGAGTTCCTGCCGGACATCACCGAGCTCTCGGTCCGGGTCGCGCTCGCCGAGGCCCGCAAGGACCCGAACGAGAACGACCTGCGCCTGCTGCAGGCGGTGCACAAGCTGCACGAGCAGAACCCGATGCTGGGTCTGCGCGGCGTGCGCCTCGGGCTGGTCATTCCGGGCCTGTTCGGCATGCAGGTCCGGGCGATCGCGGAGGCCGCGGCCGAGCGCCGGCTGGCCGGCGGCGACCCGCGCCCCGAGGTGATGATCCCGCTGGTCGGCACGATCCAGGAGCTGGAGATCGTCCGCGACGAGTGCGAGCGCGTGCTGGCCGAGGTCGCCGTCTCCACCGGTGTCAAGCTGGACATCAAGCTCGGCACGATGATCGAGCTGCCGCGCGCCGCGCTGACGGCCGGCCAGATCGCCGAGGCGGCCGAGTTCTTCTCCTTCGGGACGAACGACCTGACCCAGACGGTGTGGGGCTTCTCCCGCGACGACGTGGAGGCGAGCTTCTTCACCGCGTACCTGGAGAAGGGCATCTTCGGGGTCTCGCCGTTCGAGACCATCGACCGCGACGGCGTCGGCGCCCTCGTCAAGCACGCCGTGAAGGAGGGTCGGGCCACCCGTCCCGACCTCAAGCTCGGCGTCTGCGGCGAGCACGGCGGTGACCCGGAGTCGGTGCACTTCTTCCACGAGGTGGGCCTGGACTACGTGTCCTGCTCGCCGTTCCGGATCCCGGTGGCGCGCCTGGAGGCAGGCCGCGCCGCCCTTGAGACCGCGGGCAGCGACTCTCGCTGA
- a CDS encoding MFS transporter produces MTADRRSLLHRNRDFRLLWTGEVAGKFGSSVTGLALPLIAATTLHAGAFRVSLLTMASWLPWLLIGLPVGAWVDRMRRRTVMMAASAGSLLLFLTVPVAAALGRLSFAQLLVVALLAGACAVFFQTAYTAYLPGLVAEPDRAEGNAKLQGSASAAQIVGLGTGGSIAQAFGAVDSLLANTVTFLVSLLCTARISHREPLADPAQRRGRTLLKEVGEGLSWVARDRWLRSFVLYGASSNLALTAYQSILVVFLIQQAGLPQSAIGAVIGLASVGGVVGALLARRVGAAIGTARATLFFLLGLPVLVLLIPLTTGGAGVLCYLVGGFAVSAGVVAGNVLRSTFQQRYCPAELLGRVTAGSAFLNYGTIPLGALAGGSLAALLGLRAAMWVATAAVPLAAGILWFSPLRGLRDLPTGLTLTLTPAVADRTACATAR; encoded by the coding sequence ATGACCGCCGACCGCCGCAGCCTGCTGCACCGCAACCGCGACTTCCGCCTGCTCTGGACCGGCGAGGTGGCCGGCAAGTTCGGCTCCTCCGTGACCGGCCTCGCGTTACCCCTGATCGCCGCCACCACCCTGCACGCCGGAGCCTTCCGAGTCAGCCTGCTGACCATGGCGAGCTGGCTGCCCTGGCTGCTGATCGGCCTGCCGGTCGGCGCCTGGGTGGACCGGATGCGCCGTCGCACGGTCATGATGGCGGCCTCCGCGGGCTCGCTGCTGCTCTTCCTGACCGTCCCGGTCGCCGCCGCCCTCGGCCGGCTCTCCTTCGCCCAACTGCTGGTCGTCGCCCTGCTGGCCGGCGCCTGCGCGGTCTTCTTCCAGACCGCCTACACCGCCTACCTGCCGGGCCTGGTGGCCGAGCCCGACCGCGCCGAGGGCAACGCCAAACTGCAGGGCAGCGCCTCGGCCGCGCAGATCGTGGGCCTGGGCACCGGCGGCTCCATCGCCCAGGCGTTCGGCGCGGTCGACAGCCTGCTGGCCAACACCGTGACCTTCCTGGTCTCGCTGCTCTGCACCGCCCGGATCAGCCACCGCGAGCCCCTCGCCGACCCCGCCCAGCGCCGCGGCCGGACCCTGCTGAAAGAGGTCGGCGAGGGCCTGAGCTGGGTGGCCCGGGACCGCTGGCTGCGCAGCTTCGTCCTGTACGGCGCGAGCTCCAACCTCGCGCTGACGGCCTACCAGTCGATCCTGGTGGTCTTCCTGATCCAGCAGGCCGGCCTGCCGCAGAGCGCGATCGGCGCCGTGATCGGCCTGGCGAGCGTCGGCGGGGTGGTCGGCGCGCTGCTGGCCCGCCGGGTCGGCGCGGCGATCGGCACGGCTCGCGCGACGCTCTTCTTCCTGCTCGGGCTGCCCGTGCTGGTGCTGCTCATCCCGCTCACCACCGGCGGCGCCGGGGTGCTCTGCTACCTGGTCGGCGGCTTCGCGGTGTCGGCGGGAGTGGTGGCCGGGAACGTGCTGCGCTCGACCTTCCAGCAGCGCTACTGCCCCGCCGAACTGCTCGGCCGGGTGACCGCCGGCAGCGCCTTCCTGAACTACGGGACGATCCCGCTGGGCGCGCTGGCGGGCGGCTCGCTGGCGGCTCTGCTGGGGCTGCGCGCGGCGATGTGGGTGGCCACCGCCGCCGTGCCGCTGGCCGCCGGAATCCTCTGGTTCTCCCCGCTGCGCGGGCTGCGCGACCTGCCGACCGGGCTCACCCTGACCCTCACCCCCGCGGTCGCGGACCGCACCGCCTGCGCGACGGCCCGCTGA
- the dusB gene encoding tRNA dihydrouridine synthase DusB has protein sequence MTTTSDRAQTAAAEPATEPAPKTPPTPPAPPAAGEFAPLAIGPLEVWPPVVLAPMAGITNAPFRTLCREQSGGKGLYVSEMITTRALVERNAKTMQLIHFDPSEKPRSIQLYGVDPATVGRAARMIADENLADHIDLNFGCPVPKVTRKGGGSALPYKRNLLARLLREAVAGAGGLPVTMKMRKGIDDDHLTYLDAGRIGAEEGVSAIALHGRTAAQHYGGTADWSAIARLREAVPSHVPVLGNGDIWSAGDALRMMRETGCDGVVVGRGCLGRPWIFKDLVAVFEGETDTARPSFADVARAMLRHAELLGAWMGDEARGVVDFRKHVAWYTKGFSVGSELRVRLAMAGSLAELAELLAQVGQEQLWPASADGPRGRTSGNGRVVLPEGWLDDPYDCALPSIDAELDTSGG, from the coding sequence ATGACCACCACGTCCGACCGAGCCCAGACCGCCGCCGCCGAGCCCGCCACCGAGCCCGCCCCGAAGACGCCGCCGACGCCGCCCGCGCCGCCGGCCGCCGGTGAGTTCGCGCCGCTCGCGATCGGCCCGCTGGAGGTCTGGCCCCCGGTCGTGCTGGCCCCGATGGCCGGGATCACCAACGCGCCGTTCCGGACCCTGTGCCGCGAGCAGAGCGGCGGCAAGGGCCTGTACGTCTCCGAGATGATCACCACCCGGGCCCTGGTCGAGCGCAACGCCAAGACCATGCAGCTGATCCACTTCGACCCGAGCGAGAAGCCCCGCTCGATCCAGCTCTACGGCGTGGACCCGGCCACCGTCGGCCGGGCCGCCCGCATGATCGCGGACGAGAACCTGGCCGACCACATCGACCTCAACTTCGGCTGCCCGGTCCCCAAGGTGACCCGCAAGGGCGGCGGCTCGGCCCTCCCCTACAAGCGCAACCTGCTGGCCCGGCTGCTGCGCGAGGCGGTGGCCGGCGCCGGCGGGCTGCCGGTGACGATGAAGATGCGCAAGGGCATCGACGACGACCACCTGACCTACCTGGACGCCGGCCGGATCGGCGCCGAGGAGGGCGTCTCGGCCATCGCGCTGCACGGCCGCACGGCGGCCCAGCACTACGGTGGCACCGCCGACTGGTCGGCGATCGCCCGGCTGCGCGAGGCAGTGCCCTCGCACGTGCCGGTGCTGGGAAACGGCGACATCTGGTCGGCCGGCGACGCGCTGCGGATGATGCGGGAGACCGGCTGCGACGGCGTGGTGGTCGGTCGCGGCTGCCTGGGCCGGCCGTGGATCTTCAAGGACCTGGTCGCGGTCTTCGAGGGCGAGACCGACACGGCGCGCCCGAGCTTCGCCGACGTCGCCCGTGCGATGCTGCGCCACGCCGAACTGCTGGGGGCGTGGATGGGCGACGAGGCGCGCGGGGTCGTGGACTTCCGCAAGCACGTCGCCTGGTACACCAAGGGCTTCTCGGTCGGCTCCGAGCTGCGGGTCAGGCTGGCGATGGCCGGTTCGCTGGCCGAGCTGGCCGAGCTGCTGGCGCAGGTCGGCCAGGAGCAGCTCTGGCCGGCCTCCGCCGACGGCCCGCGCGGGCGCACCAGCGGCAACGGCCGGGTAGTGCTGCCCGAGGGGTGGTTGGACGATCCGTACGACTGCGCCCTGCCGAGCATTGACGCCGAACTGGACACCTCCGGCGGCTGA